The Tubulanus polymorphus chromosome 6, tnTubPoly1.2, whole genome shotgun sequence genome includes a region encoding these proteins:
- the LOC141906999 gene encoding metaxin-2-like isoform X1, which yields MAVSSLLADAVQVEMAGQQPWPDDVVLYQPFADNQILLPDYARCLSVKTFLRMCSLNFTTEYRSNAEHMSPSGIVPFVQVGPFSVSEFDPIVTFVNTKGHNLSSDLNDVQRAEMKAYIALIENVLGNAEQFLSWAEASNANDVSKPRYGSVFPWPLNMILPWRKQLAEKQRLKALGWLEKSYEQVCNEVKTCCSALAEKLGEQDFFFGNNPTELDAVMFGHIFTLLTAELPSPRMAEIISQFVTLNAFCQRVEERYFAANPGVLSDLLPMKQSHFA from the exons ATGGCTGTATCATCGTTATTGGCTGATGCTGTGCAAGTAGAAATGGCAG GTCAACAACCATGGCCAGATGATGTAGTATTGTATCAACCATTTGCAG ATAATCAAATTTTGTTGCCCGATTACGCCAGATGTCTCAGCGTGAAGACATTTCTTCGTATGTGCAGTTTGAACTTCACAACTGAATACCGATCGAATGCTGAACATATGTCACCCTCAG GAATTGTACCGTTTGTTCAAGTTGGACCGTTCAGCGTATCAGAATTTGATCCTATTGTAACTTTCGTCAATACTAAA GGTCACAATCTGAGCTCTGATTTAAATGATGTCCAGCGTGCAGAAATGAAGGCTTACATCGCTCTGATAGAAAATGTACTCGGCAATGCTGAG CAATTTTTATCCTGGGCTGAAGCGTCTAATGCTAATGATGTGTCTAAACCGAGGTATGGTTCAGTTTTCCCGTGGCCGCTGAATATGATTTTACCCTGGAGAAAACAACTCGCAGAAAAACAACGATTAAAGGCTTTAGGATGGCTAGAAAAATCATATGAACAG GTTTGCAATGAAGTGAAAACTTGTTGTAGTGCTTTAGCCGAAAAATTAGGAGAACAAGATTTTTTCTTTGGAAACAA CCCCACCGAACTGGATGCTGTGATGTTTGGACACATTTTCACTCTGCTGACCGCCGAATTACCTTCGCCGAGAATGGCTGAAATCATATCACAGTTCGTAACGCTGAATGCATTCTGTCAAAGAGTGGAAGAAAG GTATTTTGCAGCCAATCCAGGCGTGTTGTCAGATCTCTTGCCGATGAAACAAAGCCATTTTGCGTAG
- the LOC141906999 gene encoding metaxin-2-like isoform X2, with product MCSLNFTTEYRSNAEHMSPSGIVPFVQVGPFSVSEFDPIVTFVNTKGHNLSSDLNDVQRAEMKAYIALIENVLGNAEQFLSWAEASNANDVSKPRYGSVFPWPLNMILPWRKQLAEKQRLKALGWLEKSYEQVCNEVKTCCSALAEKLGEQDFFFGNNPTELDAVMFGHIFTLLTAELPSPRMAEIISQFVTLNAFCQRVEERYFAANPGVLSDLLPMKQSHFA from the exons ATGTGCAGTTTGAACTTCACAACTGAATACCGATCGAATGCTGAACATATGTCACCCTCAG GAATTGTACCGTTTGTTCAAGTTGGACCGTTCAGCGTATCAGAATTTGATCCTATTGTAACTTTCGTCAATACTAAA GGTCACAATCTGAGCTCTGATTTAAATGATGTCCAGCGTGCAGAAATGAAGGCTTACATCGCTCTGATAGAAAATGTACTCGGCAATGCTGAG CAATTTTTATCCTGGGCTGAAGCGTCTAATGCTAATGATGTGTCTAAACCGAGGTATGGTTCAGTTTTCCCGTGGCCGCTGAATATGATTTTACCCTGGAGAAAACAACTCGCAGAAAAACAACGATTAAAGGCTTTAGGATGGCTAGAAAAATCATATGAACAG GTTTGCAATGAAGTGAAAACTTGTTGTAGTGCTTTAGCCGAAAAATTAGGAGAACAAGATTTTTTCTTTGGAAACAA CCCCACCGAACTGGATGCTGTGATGTTTGGACACATTTTCACTCTGCTGACCGCCGAATTACCTTCGCCGAGAATGGCTGAAATCATATCACAGTTCGTAACGCTGAATGCATTCTGTCAAAGAGTGGAAGAAAG GTATTTTGCAGCCAATCCAGGCGTGTTGTCAGATCTCTTGCCGATGAAACAAAGCCATTTTGCGTAG